The following proteins are encoded in a genomic region of Desulfovibrio sp. X2:
- a CDS encoding DMT family transporter — MALSGYLRILCAASLWGLIGPVAKIALAAGMPPLEVAFWRTASGWLFFALQALFAGQYRVAGRDMPLVLAFGLFGVAGLFGTYVLAVRDGGAALASVLLYTAPAWVAVMSRFLFRESMGPAKILALIMTMTGVACVCLGPGAGAEHIGPAAVFFGLASGLSYALYYIFGKQYLGRYSTPTLFLWAMPVGALALLPSVTFHAWPFTVWLAVVTLGFCSTWLAYSIYYSGLRHLEATRAAVVATMEPVVAAVLAWIMWDERFSLLGYVGSGLILAAVLVTMRPARRMPGVETEEVAPADAV; from the coding sequence ATGGCGCTTTCGGGATATCTCCGCATTCTGTGCGCGGCGAGCCTCTGGGGGCTCATCGGACCGGTGGCCAAGATCGCCCTGGCGGCGGGCATGCCGCCGCTCGAGGTGGCCTTCTGGCGCACGGCCTCCGGGTGGCTCTTCTTCGCCCTGCAGGCCCTGTTCGCGGGCCAATACCGCGTGGCCGGACGCGACATGCCCCTGGTCCTGGCCTTCGGCCTGTTCGGCGTGGCCGGGCTCTTCGGAACCTACGTCCTGGCCGTCAGAGACGGCGGCGCGGCCCTGGCCTCTGTGCTGCTCTACACGGCCCCGGCCTGGGTGGCGGTCATGTCCCGCTTCCTCTTCCGCGAGTCCATGGGACCGGCCAAGATCCTGGCCCTGATCATGACCATGACGGGCGTGGCCTGCGTCTGCCTCGGCCCGGGCGCGGGAGCGGAGCACATCGGCCCGGCCGCGGTCTTCTTCGGCCTGGCATCGGGGCTGTCCTACGCCCTCTACTACATCTTCGGAAAACAATACCTCGGCCGCTACAGCACGCCGACCCTCTTCCTCTGGGCCATGCCCGTGGGCGCCCTGGCCCTGCTCCCGTCCGTGACCTTCCACGCCTGGCCGTTCACGGTCTGGCTGGCCGTCGTCACCCTCGGCTTCTGCTCCACCTGGCTCGCCTACTCCATCTACTATTCCGGCCTGCGCCACCTGGAGGCCACGCGCGCCGCCGTGGTGGCCACCATGGAGCCCGTGGTCGCGGCCGTGCTGGCCTGGATCATGTGGGACGAACGCTTCAGCCTGCTCGGCTACGTGGGCAGCGGCCTCATCCTGGCCGCGGTCCTGGTGACCATGCGGCCCGCGCGCCGCATGCCCGGGGTCGAGACCGAGGAGGTCGCGCCCGCCGATGCCGTCTGA
- a CDS encoding diguanylate cyclase, with amino-acid sequence MITQSKRKTERHGSPVGKQTPAVLLVAGDEGTHKRIAGLLAAEGGGHVLHSAGGLDEGLRLLGAGKADVILFDAPSMNAMAKALSRLRDLFPQVPSIVLSDSQDMALCDRALTDGAQDFLVKERLTSFGLALSIRFAIDRQRVLAAQDRRIKVLAADLSNFRSLVEQGPDGLLVVGEDGTVHYANEVALRLLGRTEADTLGQAFGYPVIKGGAVELDLRRTDHESATVEMTAEEIFWEGDPAYIVSLRDATARTEHTAEQLRRIEMERLVSSVSTLFVGIEPERVGHGIQDSLRMLGEAVHADRAFIFLLSADGHFVRQAYEWSAMGVEPTIGRDPEMTTDSLSWLMERLEIFETALVTDVSSLPKEAMAERAMLAQRRARTMVAVAMNREGERLGFVGFEAVRQDRMWSEEDIGLLKVASEIWAAALQRRRGDIEGLALKELLEILVGSDGDGIFVEDRGGRVVQANERLGDFVPSLPAHPGLPGMAVADILARLAKVAQDPKATRTALEDMARSHEIVSGERVALSSGSTLETECHPLRVRGEVAGRLWRIRDVTAREADQHARTAHVRRDALTGLSMRQRFVEDVGVLLAGVETRATKAALLLADLDAFRAVNATYGLDVGDEVLRQAAKRLAECVGSGDSIGRTGSAEFGLFLAAVGDQEEVEQVARRARRNLEAPYQVGERAVVLSASLGGAVWGEHVHSVEELFTVAGEALVQAKAQGGGQMVLSGQSSCRV; translated from the coding sequence ATGATCACGCAAAGCAAGAGGAAGACGGAACGGCACGGCTCCCCCGTGGGGAAGCAGACGCCGGCGGTTCTGCTCGTGGCGGGCGACGAGGGAACGCACAAGCGCATCGCCGGCCTCCTGGCCGCCGAGGGAGGTGGGCACGTACTGCATTCAGCGGGCGGATTGGATGAGGGACTGCGGCTTCTCGGCGCCGGGAAGGCGGACGTGATCCTCTTCGACGCGCCGTCCATGAATGCCATGGCCAAGGCACTGTCCCGCCTGCGCGATCTCTTTCCCCAGGTGCCCAGCATCGTGCTCTCGGACAGCCAGGACATGGCCCTGTGCGACAGGGCGCTCACTGACGGCGCCCAGGATTTCCTGGTCAAGGAGCGGCTGACCTCCTTCGGGCTCGCGCTCAGCATCCGCTTCGCCATCGACCGCCAGCGGGTGCTCGCGGCCCAGGACAGGCGCATCAAGGTGCTGGCGGCCGACCTGTCCAACTTCCGTTCCCTGGTGGAGCAGGGGCCGGATGGCCTGCTCGTGGTCGGCGAGGACGGCACGGTCCACTACGCCAACGAGGTCGCCCTGCGGCTTCTCGGCCGCACCGAGGCCGACACGCTGGGCCAGGCCTTCGGCTATCCCGTGATCAAGGGCGGGGCCGTGGAGCTGGACCTCAGGCGCACGGACCACGAGTCCGCCACGGTCGAGATGACCGCCGAGGAGATATTCTGGGAGGGCGATCCCGCCTACATCGTTTCCCTGCGCGACGCCACGGCGCGCACCGAGCACACGGCCGAACAGCTCCGCCGCATCGAGATGGAACGGCTCGTGAGCTCCGTCTCCACGCTTTTCGTGGGGATCGAGCCGGAGCGGGTAGGCCACGGCATCCAGGACAGCCTGCGCATGCTCGGGGAGGCCGTGCACGCCGACCGGGCCTTCATCTTCCTGCTCAGCGCGGACGGGCATTTCGTGCGCCAAGCCTACGAATGGTCGGCCATGGGAGTGGAACCGACCATCGGCCGCGATCCGGAGATGACGACCGACAGCCTGTCCTGGCTCATGGAGCGCCTGGAGATATTTGAAACCGCCCTGGTCACGGACGTCTCCTCCCTGCCCAAAGAGGCAATGGCGGAACGGGCCATGCTCGCGCAGCGCCGCGCGAGGACCATGGTCGCCGTGGCCATGAACCGTGAGGGGGAACGCCTGGGTTTCGTGGGGTTCGAGGCCGTGCGCCAGGACCGCATGTGGTCGGAGGAGGACATCGGGCTGCTCAAGGTGGCGTCCGAGATCTGGGCGGCCGCCCTGCAGCGCAGGCGCGGCGACATCGAGGGACTGGCCCTGAAGGAGCTTCTGGAGATCCTCGTGGGCAGCGACGGGGACGGCATCTTCGTGGAGGATCGGGGGGGGCGTGTGGTTCAAGCCAACGAGAGGCTGGGCGACTTTGTCCCCTCGCTGCCCGCCCATCCCGGTCTGCCCGGAATGGCCGTGGCCGACATCCTGGCCCGGCTCGCCAAGGTCGCGCAGGACCCCAAGGCGACCCGGACGGCGCTCGAGGACATGGCCCGCTCGCACGAGATCGTCTCAGGAGAGCGCGTGGCCTTGTCCTCCGGCTCGACCCTGGAGACGGAATGCCACCCCCTGCGCGTGCGGGGTGAGGTGGCCGGGCGGTTGTGGCGGATTCGCGACGTCACGGCGCGCGAGGCGGACCAGCACGCGCGCACGGCGCACGTGCGGCGCGACGCCTTGACCGGCCTGTCCATGCGCCAGCGTTTTGTGGAGGACGTGGGCGTTCTGCTCGCGGGCGTGGAAACGCGCGCGACGAAGGCGGCGCTGCTCCTGGCGGACCTGGACGCCTTCCGCGCGGTCAACGCCACCTACGGCCTCGACGTGGGCGACGAGGTCCTGCGCCAGGCGGCCAAGCGTCTTGCGGAGTGCGTCGGGTCCGGGGACTCCATCGGGCGGACGGGAAGCGCCGAATTCGGGCTCTTCCTGGCCGCGGTCGGGGATCAGGAGGAGGTGGAGCAGGTGGCGCGCCGCGCCCGGCGAAACCTCGAGGCTCCCTACCAGGTGGGCGAGCGGGCTGTGGTCCTGTCGGCTTCGCTCGGCGGGGCCGTATGGGGCGAGCACGTCCACAGCGTGGAAGAGCTTTTCACGGTCGCGGGCGAAGCTCTGGTCCAGGCGAAGGCTCAGGGAGGCGGACAGATGGTCCTTTCCGGCCAGTCGTCCTGCCGCGTGTGA
- a CDS encoding AsmA family protein, whose protein sequence is MKRPVKIGLIIAGVVVALIVAAMIIVPLVVNPNTYKPQIVSAVEKATGRTLKLGGDISVSVFPWLGATVHGPVVLGNAKGFGDKPMVQLDEVDVKVKLLPLLSKKVELSKIVVKKPVVHLGVLPDGTTNWDDLTGAGKKASAEETAEGKAKEKDLGTPAASGGQGMAVSIEGVEITDGDITWDDQKNGQWAHVGNLNLNVDGVEPGKTSDIDLACDLQTKNPDAAGSIKLKTTALVKPEAKQATLDDLKLNVKLDNFAQQGKTVNGTLDVATSVSADWGKYDVTAKNMDIKAKGQGTMLPGGAVDAAIKGDMMLDWEKKVLTLNGFSLSGLGLNVTSPSLTAKNFTTKPEAKGSIDVAEFSPKKLMSNLGLPPIQTTDPSALEKVALKADLDTVSGATVIRNLVLKLDETTLSGNAKLIDLTKPAVDFDLKADKLDVDRYLPPAGASKAEGGKPAAEGKKGEAAKGGGSLPVEQMKQMDVDGKLHVDWLKVKKIPLENIDMHILAKNGVIRLDPFTLEVFKGKVNLNAVSDVSKPTPVSDLGLKVVALDLDQMLMALTGQSKAGGKLGLDMNLAGRGAAYDNIMKTLTGKVSLLVKDGVYHGLVLKPDRFDPRKGYVAKAGDENQATHLKDFALNFDVKDGLAKLPKTLIKTDSVADIGLGGSTYVPRETLDFNVDADVGPFSVPVNVGGTYANPSAGINMAELAKRILRAPLNAVGGAAEGVGGAVGGAVGGAIDAITGGGSSQSSGSGTKKDSGSGSGGLLKGLGIGQ, encoded by the coding sequence ATGAAACGCCCCGTGAAAATAGGCCTGATAATCGCCGGCGTTGTCGTGGCCCTGATCGTCGCGGCCATGATCATCGTTCCCCTGGTGGTCAATCCCAACACCTACAAGCCGCAGATCGTCAGCGCGGTGGAGAAGGCCACGGGACGCACGCTCAAGCTCGGCGGCGACATCTCCGTCTCCGTCTTTCCCTGGCTGGGCGCCACGGTGCACGGACCGGTGGTCCTGGGCAACGCCAAGGGCTTCGGCGACAAGCCAATGGTTCAATTGGACGAGGTGGACGTCAAGGTCAAGCTGCTCCCCCTGCTGAGCAAGAAGGTGGAACTGAGCAAGATCGTGGTCAAGAAGCCCGTCGTGCACCTCGGCGTCCTGCCTGACGGCACGACGAACTGGGACGACCTGACCGGCGCCGGAAAGAAGGCCTCGGCCGAGGAGACCGCGGAAGGCAAGGCCAAGGAGAAGGATCTCGGCACGCCCGCCGCGTCGGGCGGCCAGGGCATGGCCGTGAGCATCGAAGGCGTGGAGATCACGGACGGCGACATCACCTGGGACGACCAGAAGAACGGGCAGTGGGCGCACGTCGGCAACCTGAACCTGAACGTCGACGGCGTAGAGCCCGGCAAGACCTCGGACATCGACCTCGCCTGCGACCTGCAGACCAAGAACCCCGACGCCGCGGGCAGCATCAAGCTGAAGACCACGGCCCTGGTCAAGCCCGAGGCCAAGCAGGCCACCCTGGACGACCTCAAGCTGAACGTGAAGCTCGACAACTTCGCCCAGCAGGGCAAGACCGTGAACGGCACCCTGGACGTGGCCACATCGGTCAGCGCGGACTGGGGCAAGTACGACGTCACGGCCAAGAACATGGACATCAAGGCCAAGGGCCAGGGCACGATGCTGCCAGGCGGCGCGGTCGACGCGGCCATCAAGGGCGACATGATGCTCGACTGGGAGAAGAAGGTCCTGACCCTGAACGGCTTCTCGCTCTCGGGCCTGGGCCTCAACGTGACTTCCCCGAGCCTCACGGCCAAGAACTTCACCACCAAGCCGGAGGCCAAGGGCTCCATCGACGTGGCCGAGTTCTCGCCCAAGAAGCTGATGTCCAACCTCGGGCTTCCGCCCATCCAGACCACCGATCCCTCGGCCCTGGAAAAGGTGGCCCTCAAGGCCGACCTGGACACGGTTTCCGGCGCCACCGTCATCCGGAACCTGGTCCTCAAGCTCGATGAGACGACGCTCAGCGGCAACGCCAAGCTGATCGACCTGACCAAGCCCGCGGTCGACTTCGACCTCAAGGCCGACAAGCTCGACGTGGACCGCTATCTGCCGCCCGCGGGCGCCTCCAAGGCCGAGGGCGGCAAGCCAGCAGCCGAGGGCAAGAAGGGCGAAGCCGCCAAGGGCGGCGGTTCGCTGCCCGTCGAGCAGATGAAACAGATGGACGTCGACGGCAAGCTGCACGTCGACTGGCTCAAGGTGAAGAAGATTCCCCTCGAGAACATCGACATGCACATCCTGGCCAAGAACGGCGTGATCCGCCTCGATCCGTTCACCCTCGAGGTCTTCAAGGGCAAGGTCAACCTGAACGCCGTGAGCGACGTGAGCAAGCCGACGCCGGTTTCGGACCTCGGCCTGAAGGTCGTGGCCCTGGACCTCGACCAGATGCTCATGGCCCTGACCGGACAGTCCAAGGCAGGCGGCAAGCTCGGCCTGGACATGAACCTCGCCGGACGCGGCGCCGCGTACGACAACATCATGAAGACCCTGACCGGCAAGGTCTCCCTGCTGGTCAAGGACGGCGTGTACCACGGCCTGGTCCTCAAGCCCGACCGCTTCGACCCCCGGAAGGGCTACGTGGCCAAGGCGGGCGACGAGAACCAGGCCACACACCTGAAGGACTTCGCGCTCAACTTCGACGTGAAGGACGGCCTGGCGAAGCTGCCCAAGACGCTCATTAAGACCGATTCCGTGGCCGACATCGGCCTCGGCGGCTCCACCTACGTTCCCAGGGAAACCCTGGACTTCAACGTGGACGCCGACGTGGGCCCGTTCTCCGTGCCCGTGAACGTGGGGGGCACCTATGCGAACCCGAGCGCGGGCATCAACATGGCGGAGCTCGCCAAGCGCATCCTGCGCGCGCCGCTGAACGCAGTGGGCGGAGCCGCGGAAGGCGTGGGGGGCGCTGTGGGTGGAGCCGTGGGCGGAGCCATCGATGCCATCACGGGCGGCGGTTCCTCGCAGTCCTCCGGCTCCGGCACGAAGAAGGACTCCGGCTCCGGTTCGGGCGGATTACTCAAGGGACTCGGCATCGGACAATAA
- a CDS encoding RNA pseudouridine synthase: MSGRWIVPSELDGKRLDQALSGLLPELGLRGRKRLCEEGRVLLDGRPSAASVRLRAGQEVLVRGDVRLEGPGPRIVTAGEDYAALDKPAGLNSAALAGGGGESAEAWLTRLFPDRAGERLPLLCNRLDRPTSGLLLVAFGEAAREAFRRAEDAGLALKTYLAVVRGHPAERMSLSWPLDMAGRKRTRVLPGEADDLRATEVVRLARVDGGADVEEGDGLWLVAARIMKGARHQIRAHLAHAGHPILGDDLYGDEAGAGTGAGEKGSAAGAADGLHLHHFHLRIPGFEAKTPPPWPLWARLMEEASSEVTAALSRPDLVVWK, from the coding sequence ATGTCCGGTCGCTGGATCGTCCCCTCTGAGCTCGACGGAAAACGCCTGGACCAGGCCCTGTCCGGCCTGCTGCCGGAACTCGGCCTGCGCGGCCGCAAACGGCTGTGCGAAGAGGGGCGGGTGCTCCTGGACGGCCGTCCGTCCGCCGCTTCCGTCCGCCTGCGGGCGGGGCAGGAGGTTCTCGTTAGGGGCGACGTGCGTCTTGAAGGGCCCGGGCCGCGCATCGTGACGGCCGGGGAGGACTACGCCGCCCTGGACAAGCCCGCGGGGCTCAACAGCGCGGCGCTGGCCGGAGGCGGGGGAGAGAGCGCCGAGGCTTGGCTGACGCGCCTTTTCCCGGACCGGGCGGGCGAGCGTCTGCCGCTTCTCTGCAACCGCCTGGACAGGCCGACCAGCGGGCTTCTGCTCGTGGCCTTCGGCGAGGCGGCGCGCGAGGCCTTCCGCCGTGCCGAGGATGCAGGGCTCGCGCTGAAGACCTATCTGGCCGTGGTCCGCGGTCATCCTGCCGAGCGCATGAGCCTCTCCTGGCCTCTGGACATGGCCGGGCGGAAACGGACGCGTGTCCTGCCCGGCGAGGCCGACGATTTGCGCGCGACCGAGGTGGTTCGCCTGGCGCGGGTGGACGGGGGGGCAGACGTCGAGGAGGGAGATGGGCTCTGGCTCGTGGCCGCGCGCATCATGAAAGGGGCGCGGCACCAGATCCGCGCGCACCTGGCGCACGCGGGCCATCCCATCCTGGGCGACGATCTCTATGGGGACGAGGCCGGCGCAGGCACCGGAGCAGGGGAGAAGGGGAGCGCCGCCGGTGCGGCGGACGGGCTTCATCTGCACCACTTCCATCTGCGCATTCCGGGATTCGAAGCGAAGACGCCTCCCCCCTGGCCGCTCTGGGCGCGGCTCATGGAGGAGGCGTCTTCCGAAGTGACGGCGGCGCTGTCGCGCCCCGATCTCGTTGTCTGGAAGTAG
- the ftsY gene encoding signal recognition particle-docking protein FtsY — MGFFSKIKKFWDVESRLDKAVEEYKQEAEAAPEAEAKAPAAEPAAPAPQPAAQPVEQPAAAPVETTAPAAPTAARPQPAQADWQKDLLLSLRQAEPRLSVWLGLLLEGVDTADEKLWDRLRFLFNSLEAPEAEAEEFINRFGKWLADMEYSRVSEFRSELQYRLALALDLEDEEDERSRLFLKLSAGLEKTKESITRRIDGLLSRRDTLDESFWEELEEILITADVGYEPSMDLVGRLRERLRKAGSNDPAAFKDAMRDELASMFRTSRRIQAVNPPEVVMMVGVNGVGKTTTIGKLAHRAQLQGRKVLVAAGDTFRAAAIEQLEVWAKRVGAGFFAKGAQSDPAAVAFEAIDAAIAGGYDLVLLDTAGRLHTKVNLMEELKKIKRVCGKKHPGSPHRTVLVVDATTGQNAIQQTKLFNEAVDLDEIILTKLDGTAKGGIVVSLASQFGIPITFVGLGEKMEDLRPFDGGDFATALLGGE, encoded by the coding sequence ATGGGGTTTTTCTCCAAAATCAAAAAGTTTTGGGACGTCGAATCGCGGCTGGACAAAGCCGTGGAGGAATACAAGCAGGAGGCCGAAGCGGCCCCGGAAGCCGAGGCCAAGGCCCCCGCGGCCGAGCCTGCAGCGCCTGCACCGCAGCCAGCGGCACAGCCGGTCGAACAGCCCGCCGCCGCGCCGGTCGAGACGACGGCCCCGGCTGCGCCGACAGCAGCCCGCCCTCAGCCCGCTCAGGCGGACTGGCAGAAGGACCTGCTCCTTTCCCTGCGCCAGGCGGAGCCAAGGCTGTCCGTCTGGCTCGGCCTGCTGCTCGAAGGGGTGGACACGGCGGACGAGAAGCTGTGGGACCGCCTGCGCTTCCTGTTCAACTCCCTGGAGGCGCCCGAGGCCGAGGCCGAGGAGTTCATCAATCGCTTCGGCAAATGGCTCGCGGACATGGAGTACTCCCGCGTCTCCGAGTTCCGTTCCGAGCTGCAGTACCGCCTGGCCCTGGCCCTGGACCTGGAGGACGAGGAGGACGAGCGCTCGCGCCTCTTCCTCAAGCTCTCCGCCGGGCTGGAGAAGACCAAGGAGAGCATCACCCGCCGTATCGACGGCCTGCTCTCGCGCCGCGACACGCTCGACGAATCCTTCTGGGAGGAGCTCGAGGAGATTCTGATCACCGCGGACGTGGGCTACGAGCCGAGCATGGATCTGGTCGGACGCCTGCGCGAGCGGCTGCGCAAGGCCGGGAGCAACGACCCCGCAGCCTTCAAGGACGCCATGCGCGACGAGCTGGCCTCCATGTTCAGGACCTCGCGCCGCATCCAGGCAGTGAACCCGCCCGAGGTGGTGATGATGGTCGGCGTGAACGGCGTGGGCAAGACCACGACCATCGGCAAGCTGGCGCACCGCGCGCAGTTGCAGGGCCGCAAGGTCCTGGTGGCGGCGGGCGACACCTTCCGGGCCGCGGCCATCGAGCAGCTCGAGGTCTGGGCCAAGCGCGTGGGCGCGGGCTTCTTCGCCAAGGGCGCGCAGTCCGACCCGGCGGCCGTGGCCTTCGAGGCCATCGACGCGGCCATCGCCGGGGGCTACGACTTGGTGTTGCTGGACACCGCCGGCCGGTTGCACACCAAGGTCAACCTCATGGAAGAGTTGAAGAAGATCAAGCGGGTGTGCGGCAAGAAGCACCCCGGCTCGCCGCACCGCACCGTGCTCGTGGTGGATGCCACCACCGGCCAGAACGCCATCCAGCAGACCAAGCTCTTCAACGAGGCCGTGGATCTTGACGAGATCATCCTGACCAAGCTCGACGGCACGGCCAAGGGCGGCATCGTGGTCTCGCTCGCCAGCCAGTTCGGCATCCCCATCACCTTCGTCGGGCTGGGCGAGAAGATGGAAGACCTGCGTCCCTTCGACGGCGGGGATTTCGCGACGGCGCTGCTCGGCGGCGAATAG